From Candidatus Hydrogenedentota bacterium:
GGAGGGCGAGGGCGAGGGCGAGGGCGAGGGTGAGGGGGAAGGTGAAGGCGAAGGCGAGGGCGAAGGCGAGGGGGAAGGCGAAGGCGAAGGCGATCCCTGCTCGGATGCGTATCATTCCGCGGACCAGGAACAGGACGGGCGTGTCCGCCTGTCGGAACTCCTGCGGGTCATTCAAATCTACAACAGCACAGGATTCCAATGCGCGCCTGCGCCGGACGACACTGAGGACGGGTATCTGCCGGGAGCGGGGCCGGCGCACGACTGCTGTCCGCATGATGGCGACTATCGCGCGCCGGGCCCAGACTGGCGCATCGACCTGTACGAACTCCTGCGCGTCATCCAGTTCTACAATTCCGGCGGCTACCATTATTGCCCGGCGGAAGGCACGGAAGACGGTTTCTGCGCTGGTCCGTGATGCCGGACGGGTCTATCGTTCGTCCAGCGGCGGCACCGCGCGCTGCGCCTGACCGACGTATTCGCTGAGCGGCCGGTAGAGCCGGTTGCCACGCGACTGTTCCAGGTAATGGGCGCTCCACCCGCTGACGCGGGCCGACACGAAGATCGGCGTGAACAAGTCTATGGGCAATCCCATGAGGTGATACGTCAGGCCGCAAGGATAATCCACGTTCGGGTAGATGTTCTTGAGCCTCCGCACGGGATCCTTGATGGCGTCGTAGATTTTCAGCCAGCGATCCTGGCCCTTCTTGTGCGCCAGCTTGCGCATCTTGTGCTCGAGGATCTCCGCCCGATGGTCGCCGTGCCGGTACACGCGGTGGCCGAATCCCATGATCTTCTCTTTGCGGTCAAGTGCCTCGCGCACCCAATTGTCCGCGTCTTCCGGCGTTTCGAAGCGCATGAGCATCCGCATGGCCGCCTCATTCGCGCCGCCGTGCAGGGGACCCTTCAGCGCGCCGATCGCGCCGGCTACGGCTGAGATCAGGTCCGATTCCGTCGAGCAGATCACCCGGCAGGTGAACGTGCTCGCATTGAATTCGTGCTCCGCGTAAAGGACCAGCGTCAAATCGAGGAGGTCCACCGCCATGTCGTCCGGTTCTTCGCCAAACAACAGGTAAAGCATCTGCGCCGCATGCGACAGACCCCGGCGCGGCTTCAACGGTTCCTCTCCGTTGATGAGCCGGTGCCGAGCGGCGATCAGACTCGGAATCTGCGCTGTCAGCCAGAGGGCGCGCTGGCGTGTCGCCTCGTCGTCTCGGGCCTCGATCGGGTCGAAGTGGCCCGCGAACGATACCATCGTGCGGACCACGTCCATCATCGGCACATGCGGCGGGATGTGTTGCAGGACGTGGTAGACCGGCTCGGGCAGCGCCCGGAAGTCATCAAGGCGGTCCATGATGTATTGCAGCCGATCGTCGCCCGGCAATTCACCATAGAGCATGAGATGTAACACTTCTTCGAAGGTCGTTTTCTCGGCCAGTTCCTGAATCGGGTAGCCGCGATACAGCAGTTTGCCCTGGTCCACGCAGGAGACCCGGGTCTGGCCTGCTACTACCCCTTCGAGGCCCGGACTGCAGATGGTATCCGTGACCATGCGTGTTCTCCCATTGATGCCCAAGCGGCGCGCCTTGATCTCCCATGGCCGCGAAAATGCGCGCCCGCACGGAGAATCACGGCTGACTGCGTCAATGAAACGGGGGGGAGTGCACACGATACGCCTTGGCGTGCCGAGGCGAGCCCACCGCGCCTTGTACACGGAACAAGCGGGCATCGCGTTTTCTTCCTTGCGTCGAAACGGGACACGCCGGGCGGGCCGGCCGGCCTTGAGGCGAGAGTCCGTGGCGCCGTCAGGTGAGCACGGCGACGATAATCTGCGCGAACACGGTCATGAGAATCAGCGCGACGGGGTAGGCGGTAGCATAGCTGATGGCCGTGGCATCGGAATCCGTGTGGCTCGCAAGGGCGCCGAGTCCTGGCGTCGAGGTCATGCTCCCGCAGATGCCGCCAAGCGTTTCGAGCAGGGACAGTTTCAGCACCTTGCGGGCAAAAACGTAGCCCGCCGCCATCGGCAACGTGGTAACCAGCGCGCCCATGAACAGCAGCAGCGGCCCGTGCGCGCGCAGCACGTCGAGGAAACCCTCGCCCGCTTTCGCGCCGGCCGCGGCGAGGAAGAAGACGAGTCCGGCTTCCGTCATGAGCAGGCGCGCGGCGCGCGGCATGTGGCCGCGGATGCGCCCGATGCCGCCGAAATGGCCCAGCACGAGCGCCACGAGCAGCGGTCCGCCCGCGAGCCCAAGCGTAAACGGCTTCATGCCGGGCAGCGCGACCGGCGTCATTCCGAGCAATACGCCCGCAATGATCCCCGCGGATAACGAGATCAGGTCCGTCTCGTCGAGGACACGCGTGCGGTGCCCCGCGAACGCCGCAAACTCTTTCAGATGCTCCGGCTCGCCCACGGCGTAGAGCACGTCCGCGCGCTGGACCAGCGTCTCCGCATCAGGGATGAATCCTATGTCCTGACGGATTGTGCGCGAGATGGTGATGCCGAATTTGTTGATCAGGTTCAGTTCGCGCAGGCTTTTGCCCACGACCTCCGGAGACGTAGCCACGACCTGCATCAGCTCCGACGCCGTATCCACGTAGTAGCGCCGGTCGCTACGGCGCCCCAGGAAGTCCGCCAGGTCCCGCAGCCGGTCCTCGTGGCCTACGGCGAACACGTGCATGCCCTGTCCGAAGGCGCAATCGGGCGCTATCGGCACGAGGCGCTCGCCTTGGAGCACGCGCGAAATCTGGCAGCGCGACGCGTTGACGAAGGGGACCTCGTGGACCTTGCGGCCCATGACAGAGGGGTTCAACACTTCGATCAGCATCCGCTGGATGCGCGCCCTGTCCGGGTCGGATGCGGCCTGTTTCCGCCCCTCCGCTTCCAGATCGGCGCGCAGCAGCCGCGGCAGCAGTTGCACGAACAGGACTACGCCGATGACGCCGAAGGGATAGGCAATGCCATAGCCGATGGATGCCGCCGGGTCGTCGTTCAGCAGGGACAGCGCCGCGGCAAGGCCCGGCGTGCTCGTCAGGGCGCCCGCGAAAACACCCGAAGCCAGCGCTGCGGGCACGCCCGCGAGCAGCGCGAACGCGACTGTGACGGCGGCGC
This genomic window contains:
- a CDS encoding bifunctional 2-methylcitrate synthase/citrate synthase (catalyzes the formation of citrate from acetyl-CoA and oxaloacetate), with amino-acid sequence MVTDTICSPGLEGVVAGQTRVSCVDQGKLLYRGYPIQELAEKTTFEEVLHLMLYGELPGDDRLQYIMDRLDDFRALPEPVYHVLQHIPPHVPMMDVVRTMVSFAGHFDPIEARDDEATRQRALWLTAQIPSLIAARHRLINGEEPLKPRRGLSHAAQMLYLLFGEEPDDMAVDLLDLTLVLYAEHEFNASTFTCRVICSTESDLISAVAGAIGALKGPLHGGANEAAMRMLMRFETPEDADNWVREALDRKEKIMGFGHRVYRHGDHRAEILEHKMRKLAHKKGQDRWLKIYDAIKDPVRRLKNIYPNVDYPCGLTYHLMGLPIDLFTPIFVSARVSGWSAHYLEQSRGNRLYRPLSEYVGQAQRAVPPLDER
- a CDS encoding YidE/YbjL duplication, which codes for MKYSLTFALLLLTFVCAAAGFAAESETPPDEAPVSLPRLLLDHPITAVFAVIGLGMLLGTVKVYGVSLGSSGVIFVAIVFGAFGCTLPKELGNFGLVLFVYCVGLSAGPSFFRAFFRSGAELAKLSVLVVASGAAVTVAFALLAGVPAALASGVFAGALTSTPGLAAALSLLNDDPAASIGYGIAYPFGVIGVVLFVQLLPRLLRADLEAEGRKQAASDPDRARIQRMLIEVLNPSVMGRKVHEVPFVNASRCQISRVLQGERLVPIAPDCAFGQGMHVFAVGHEDRLRDLADFLGRRSDRRYYVDTASELMQVVATSPEVVGKSLRELNLINKFGITISRTIRQDIGFIPDAETLVQRADVLYAVGEPEHLKEFAAFAGHRTRVLDETDLISLSAGIIAGVLLGMTPVALPGMKPFTLGLAGGPLLVALVLGHFGGIGRIRGHMPRAARLLMTEAGLVFFLAAAGAKAGEGFLDVLRAHGPLLLFMGALVTTLPMAAGYVFARKVLKLSLLETLGGICGSMTSTPGLGALASHTDSDATAISYATAYPVALILMTVFAQIIVAVLT